The genomic interval TCAGCTCCGGTAATATGCTGTGTTTCATCCCCGAAAATATCTGTAGAAGTTTTGATAGCCATTTTTGGCCGTCCGTTTCCGTCATTAACTTCAGTAGTCTCCTGGCCAAAAATGTCAGTTGATTTTTTAACCGAGCTTATGACCTGACCATCAGCACCAGTCATACGGCTGGTTTGATTACCAAAAATATCAGTTGTTGTTTTTACAGTAGCTTTTGACATTCCTTTCTCGTCATAAATAGCCACAGTTTTGTCTCCAAAGATATCCGTTGATGTTTTTATGGATTGTAATTTCTCCCCATTGGGGCCAGTCATACTTTTAATCTTATTTCCGAAAAAATCAGTAGAATGAGTAACTGTAGCTAATTTCTTTCCATTCTGATCTGTATACGTTTCAATAGTATCTCCAAAAATATCTGCTTTTTTTGAAATGGTATAGGTCTGTGCATTCGCAATCACAGCACCCATTAAAAAAAACAGTAAAATCAGAAGTTTCATTTTCATAAACATAAGTTAACCGGAAAAATTCAGACTAAAATAACATTTTATACTAAATAAATATTAAAACTCAATTTATTGAACTAAATTGATCGAATGGATAAAATAGTCATATTTGAAACATTTTATAATCCTATAGAAGCAAATATTGTAAAATCAAGATTAATGGATGCAGACATTCAGTGTTTTTTATCCGATGAAAATACAATTATTATGAATCCTTTATATACACAGGCTCTGGGCGGTGTTAAACTTCATCTTTTTGAAAGAGATGTTGATTTAGCCAGAAGTATATTAGGAGAAACAATCCCTGTTTTAGAAACATCTGAAGAAGAAAAAGGAGAATACATTTGCCCCAAATGCGGATCCCGGAATGTTGGCTATGTTCAGGCTACTAAAAGACGATTTGGTATTTTGACGATGCTGGTATCTATAGCTTTTTTCGTTTATCCGTTCCATGTCAAGAAAGTCCATCACTGTTTTAACTGTCTCCACGAGTATTAATCTATAACAGCTATTTAATACTATGGCCATTTTTAAAAAGATAGATCATAACGAATTGTATTTGTACATGAACGGCAATCTTATTTATAAGCGCTGGTTAGACACCGGATATTCTAAAGTATTCGATGTAATGGCCTATGATAAACATACCCTGATAAGTATCCTCGATTTAGAACATGTTATTGATGAAACAGAACAAAATGCAGGTCCGCTATAAATAAATTGTATAGACCTGTTTAGTTCATCGAATAAGGCCAGCTGTAAATAGCTACATCACCAGGGTCAACCATCACTTTATTAATATTTGAATTTTGTCTCACTGAAGATCCATCTTTTTGAACTCTGCTTACGCCTGGTTTACACTTTATAGATACGGTCATCGGTGTGGTAAAATCGTGATTAACAATAACCAGATATGATTTTGCTTTGTTTTTCATCACTGAAACAACTGCTCCCAATCCATCAGTTTTAAGTAATGCGATTGGTTTAGGAAGTTTAATTAACCGGCGTGTACCCCTTGGGGCCACATCACCAGTATGGTTTACTGAAACTACCTTAGCGCCTAAAAACACACCAGATAAACCTTTAATTTCTTTATTTAATTGTTGTAAACTCTGATACACTTCGGTTTGCCTTCCATCGGTACCAATTGCAGCTGTACGAAACTGTGGGGTTGATGGTGTCCAGTAAGTAAAATACTGAATACCCTGGGCTCCATAGGCCAGGTTACTGTATACCTGTAACTTCAATGCACCCAATGTTGGTACCGGATAAGGTGGCTGACCGACAGAAAGCGCAAAAGCCCAGAACGGTCTGCCTGATCTTTGGCTTGCTTTAGCAATCGTTTCTAAATTCTGATAAAACGATGGCCTTACTGATTGCCTGGTACTTCCGGTAATTGGGTAATGATCAAAAGATATGATCTGCGTAGGTACTTCTTTTATAAAACTATCCAAATACTCATTATAGGTGCTCGCACCCAGATATTTTTCGACCTGATAATTTGGAAAAAGATTAACATAACATATATGTTTATTATCAATCGCTCTTATCCTTTTCACCAGTTTCCCCACTTGAAGAAAATCCTTGCGTGATGGTTCATCTGACAAAAAATAACCAGCAAGCGCCGGATGATTCATAAAGCGCCTTACAGTCTTTTCAGGATCACTGATTATCTCAGGACAGGAAACAAATAACTTAAGCCCGACTTGCTGTCCCACATCCAATGCCGCCTGCATAGCATCTGCACTTGAAAAATGATAGTAACTCATAGTTACACCAGAAGCACGCAGCTGCTGATAACGCGAAACATTAGTTAAATTTTCTGGTATGGCCAGAATTGCAATTACAGGGATTTGAGGCCCATTTTTTGAAGTATCAGCAACAACAGAATTAGCGCTGACAGCATATTTACCTAAAGTTTCTTGTGGATCTTTTTTGCTTCCCTTGCTAATTGTGGCAATTGAAACAATTAATAGAGCTAGCAGTAGTTTTTTCATAATTGATCAAAGGTAGTATAGTTGGTATATATTTCAGCGCAAAAACGCAATTGTAATGATAATGTAGCTCTTTTACGTTTTTTTGGCAGTTGTAGTGAAATTATTTATATTTTAGTTAACAATTCTGATATTCTAACCAAAGCTTATATATGGCCCGGAGACGCCTCTTCCTGATTTTTTGTATTCTAGCAATTTTTGTGTCCGTGGTTGTACAATGTACACAGGTAAAAAGTAAAAGTAACGACAGCAGAGGGCCCGCCTACGCAGGGAGTTCTGCTTGTGTAAGCTGTCATAAAGACCTTACAGCGTCTGCATTCCACAATTCCCATTTTAATGCTTCAAAGATGTTAACTAAAGATAACTCTGCC from Pedobacter sp. WC2423 carries:
- a CDS encoding beta-galactosidase encodes the protein MKKLLLALLIVSIATISKGSKKDPQETLGKYAVSANSVVADTSKNGPQIPVIAILAIPENLTNVSRYQQLRASGVTMSYYHFSSADAMQAALDVGQQVGLKLFVSCPEIISDPEKTVRRFMNHPALAGYFLSDEPSRKDFLQVGKLVKRIRAIDNKHICYVNLFPNYQVEKYLGASTYNEYLDSFIKEVPTQIISFDHYPITGSTRQSVRPSFYQNLETIAKASQRSGRPFWAFALSVGQPPYPVPTLGALKLQVYSNLAYGAQGIQYFTYWTPSTPQFRTAAIGTDGRQTEVYQSLQQLNKEIKGLSGVFLGAKVVSVNHTGDVAPRGTRRLIKLPKPIALLKTDGLGAVVSVMKNKAKSYLVIVNHDFTTPMTVSIKCKPGVSRVQKDGSSVRQNSNINKVMVDPGDVAIYSWPYSMN
- a CDS encoding DUF2007 domain-containing protein: MDKIVIFETFYNPIEANIVKSRLMDADIQCFLSDENTIIMNPLYTQALGGVKLHLFERDVDLARSILGETIPVLETSEEEKGEYICPKCGSRNVGYVQATKRRFGILTMLVSIAFFVYPFHVKKVHHCFNCLHEY